GCCAGCGCATCATTCTGGAAGGGGACATTCCCAGCCCGATCAACCCGCCGTCGGGCTGCGTGTTCCGCACGCGCTGCCGGTATGCCATCGACGACTGCGCCAAGGTGGTGCCCGAACTGCGCGAGATCGCCCCACAGCATTTCAAGGCCTGCATCCGCGACGATATTCTCTAAACCGCCCATGCTCACGGCCTGAACGTTCAGGCCGTGCCCTCACGGGTCTGACCTGCAGCCAGAGAGAAACGGATTCCGTCTGGCCCGTTCCGCTCGGATTTCCAGGTGGTGCCAACGCCTTCCAGACTGGAGTCCGTATGAGACCTGCCCTCGGCAGCGACTCGCCCCTTGCCGGCAGCTTCTGTTGGGCGCGTCGCGCCGTAGGGGGAGCGTAAAACACCGTTCACAGCCCCATTCTGGCCCACGTACTGCCACCTCAGACAAATCAACCCCACCGCTCCTCCTGGAGGACAGCCATGACCACCACCGATCCCCTGATGCTGCAAGAAACCCGCGAGGCCCCACAGGTCATTGCCCGGCAACTCCGTGAGAACGCGGCCCTGAGCGAGGCTCTGGCGGCTGCTCTGCGTGAGCGCCGGCCGGCCTACGCGGTCACGGTCGCGCGGGGCAGCAGCGATCACGCCTGCACGTTCCTCAAGTACGCCCTGGAAACGCAGTTGGCCCTCCCGGTGGCCAGCCTGGGGCCGAGCGTCCACACCCTGTACGGAGCGCGCCTGAACCTGAGCGGCGCACTGGTGATTGCCGTGTCGCAGAGCGGCGCCGGCCCGGACGTGGTGGAGACCGTCCGCATGGCGCGGGAAGGCGGGGCCACGACGGTGGCCCTGGTGAACGCCCGGGACAGCGCCCTCGCCCATGAGGCGGAATTTGTTCTTCCGCTGCGCTGCGGCGAGGAGCGGGCCGTGGCCGCCACCAAGAGCTACCTCGCCAGCCTGACCGCCCTGCTGCCCGTGATTGCCGATCTGAGTGGAGACACGGCGCTCGCCCTGAGCTTGCCCAGGCTGCCCGAGCTGCTGGAGCGTGCGCTGCCACTGGAAGAGGAGGCCCGCGAACTGGGGGCGCGTTACCGCTTCGCCAGCAACCTGCTGGTGCTGGCCCGCGGACTGCACTTCGGCGTGGCGCAGG
This Deinococcus radiopugnans ATCC 19172 DNA region includes the following protein-coding sequences:
- a CDS encoding oligopeptide/dipeptide ABC transporter ATP-binding protein, giving the protein QRIILEGDIPSPINPPSGCVFRTRCRYAIDDCAKVVPELREIAPQHFKACIRDDIL
- a CDS encoding SIS domain-containing protein; amino-acid sequence: MTTTDPLMLQETREAPQVIARQLRENAALSEALAAALRERRPAYAVTVARGSSDHACTFLKYALETQLALPVASLGPSVHTLYGARLNLSGALVIAVSQSGAGPDVVETVRMAREGGATTVALVNARDSALAHEAEFVLPLRCGEERAVAATKSYLASLTALLPVIADLSGDTALALSLPRLPELLERALPLEEEARELGARYRFASNLLVLARGLHFGVAQEAALKLKETCGIHAEAYSAAEFSHGPKRLLAEGLPVLGFQSTDAAADATAHAYAELSRGGADLRTLGPAAGSTLTTPDTGHALTNPVSSALAFYLFAAHLALYRGLDPDAPPLLNKVTQTR